The following proteins come from a genomic window of Natrinema saccharevitans:
- a CDS encoding TRAM domain-containing protein, with the protein MADCPLADDCPEFSERISGMGCQHYGDRGGKEWCNHYNQPIEDLKTQPVKSGQEVVIDVVDMHESGAGVGRTEDGFIVMVDGVLPEARARVEITRVHSNHARAEELELLPMEPDDEEEEAKTDADDGAADVDDGAADADEGDDADDGPERERLGSRDNFWGS; encoded by the coding sequence ATGGCAGACTGTCCACTCGCCGACGACTGCCCCGAGTTCTCCGAGCGGATCTCGGGAATGGGGTGTCAACACTACGGTGACCGGGGTGGCAAGGAGTGGTGTAACCACTACAATCAGCCGATCGAGGACCTCAAGACCCAGCCGGTCAAGTCGGGCCAGGAAGTCGTCATCGACGTCGTCGACATGCACGAGAGCGGTGCCGGCGTCGGGCGGACCGAAGACGGTTTCATCGTCATGGTCGACGGCGTCCTGCCGGAGGCTCGCGCTCGCGTCGAGATCACCCGCGTCCACAGCAATCACGCCCGCGCGGAAGAACTCGAGTTACTGCCGATGGAACCCGACGACGAGGAAGAAGAGGCGAAAACGGACGCCGACGACGGCGCCGCGGACGTCGACGACGGCGCCGCGGACGCCGACGAGGGTGACGACGCTGACGATGGCCCCGAACGCGAGCGACTCGGGAGCCGCGACAACTTCTGGGGTTCGTAA
- a CDS encoding transposase encodes MPPLRNTLADLTDERFRTAVLLGLASIPFTVVLSWESAPTSFSGEAVVVAGLFAGLHYTDRAAGNGDVGLLEAVRYGKRPAVSRRAGVVAGVVGSAPAIGWEIASTAELVWTLSGWQKAVAVVALPIVVPFLVALFGLGGGVGAAVGDWLGGRIDRNRDGASSRAVPDAAADDSRWWWLIAAYVVVAPAVLLYVFGVRPDSDAGLLVAILSLLALVPFAALVVGALFKDAASHGGAGRGWMLNYWTYLGASLGTYAVAYLAARVVRSTNPSGVGAYAFLIALWISSVVYLDHRRRYGSAS; translated from the coding sequence ATGCCTCCGCTTCGCAACACCCTCGCGGACCTGACCGACGAACGGTTCCGAACGGCGGTCCTCCTCGGTCTCGCCTCGATCCCGTTCACCGTCGTCCTCTCGTGGGAGTCCGCGCCGACGTCGTTTTCGGGCGAAGCCGTCGTCGTCGCCGGCTTGTTCGCTGGCCTCCACTACACCGATCGTGCGGCCGGAAACGGCGACGTCGGTCTGCTCGAGGCGGTTCGATACGGCAAACGACCGGCCGTGAGCCGTCGGGCCGGTGTAGTCGCCGGCGTCGTCGGCTCCGCGCCGGCGATCGGCTGGGAAATCGCTTCCACGGCCGAACTCGTGTGGACGCTTTCGGGCTGGCAGAAGGCGGTCGCCGTCGTCGCGCTCCCGATCGTCGTCCCGTTTCTCGTCGCGCTCTTCGGGCTCGGCGGCGGCGTCGGCGCGGCCGTCGGCGACTGGCTGGGCGGTCGGATCGACCGGAATCGAGACGGAGCCAGTTCGCGGGCGGTTCCGGACGCGGCGGCCGACGACTCCCGCTGGTGGTGGCTGATCGCCGCGTACGTCGTCGTCGCGCCGGCGGTGTTGCTGTACGTGTTCGGCGTGCGTCCGGACAGTGATGCCGGGCTCTTGGTCGCGATTTTGTCGTTGCTCGCACTGGTTCCGTTCGCCGCTCTCGTCGTCGGTGCGCTGTTCAAGGACGCGGCCTCCCACGGTGGGGCGGGCCGAGGCTGGATGCTCAACTACTGGACGTACCTCGGTGCGTCGCTCGGGACCTACGCGGTCGCGTACCTGGCGGCACGGGTCGTCCGGTCGACGAATCCGTCGGGGGTCGGTGCCTACGCCTTCCTGATCGCGCTCTGGATCTCGTCGGTCGTCTATCTCGATCACCGGCGTCGGTACGGAAGCGCCTCGTAA
- a CDS encoding MBL fold metallo-hydrolase, with amino-acid sequence MERISLSNSAFEGDNNAYLFADGPETALIDTGDWMATTREQLEGALADRGLAFSDVDRIFLTHWHHDHCGLAGEIQAESGAEVYVHGADAALVGGDEAAWDAMYDRQRGYFEEWGMPEERQEVLLERMADGGTTVETPTVTAFEDGDTFSINGTELTVVHTSGHAAGLSMFEADLEGGREVFSGDALLPVYTPNVGGADVRVDRPLERYLRALQGIVDADYDRAWPGHRDPIDDPADRARHIIDHHEERSWRVLDALDRKGPCDVWTVSADLFGDLEGIHILHGPGESYAHLEHLERAGTVVREGGDYRLADGVSERLAATDAERWDLEY; translated from the coding sequence ATGGAACGCATCTCGTTATCGAACTCGGCGTTCGAAGGCGACAACAACGCGTACCTCTTCGCGGACGGCCCCGAAACGGCGCTCATCGACACCGGCGACTGGATGGCGACCACGCGCGAGCAACTCGAGGGGGCCCTGGCCGATCGCGGGCTCGCCTTTTCCGACGTCGATCGCATCTTCCTGACCCACTGGCACCACGACCACTGCGGGCTGGCCGGCGAGATTCAGGCCGAGAGCGGGGCCGAGGTGTACGTCCACGGGGCCGACGCGGCACTGGTCGGGGGCGACGAGGCGGCCTGGGACGCGATGTACGACCGCCAGCGGGGGTACTTCGAGGAGTGGGGGATGCCCGAGGAGCGACAGGAGGTCTTGCTCGAGCGGATGGCCGACGGCGGGACGACGGTCGAAACGCCGACCGTCACGGCATTCGAGGACGGGGATACCTTCTCGATCAACGGCACCGAACTCACGGTGGTCCACACCTCCGGCCACGCGGCCGGGCTCAGCATGTTCGAGGCCGACCTCGAGGGCGGCCGCGAGGTCTTCTCCGGCGACGCCTTGCTGCCGGTCTATACCCCGAACGTCGGCGGCGCGGACGTCCGCGTCGATCGGCCGCTCGAGCGCTATCTCCGGGCGCTGCAGGGAATCGTCGACGCGGACTACGACCGCGCGTGGCCGGGCCATCGCGATCCGATCGACGACCCCGCCGACCGCGCTCGACACATCATCGATCACCACGAGGAGCGCTCCTGGCGGGTCCTCGACGCCCTCGACCGAAAGGGACCCTGCGACGTCTGGACGGTCAGCGCCGACCTGTTCGGCGACCTCGAGGGCATTCACATCCTCCACGGCCCCGGCGAGTCCTACGCGCATCTCGAACACCTGGAGCGGGCGGGTACCGTCGTCCGCGAGGGTGGGGACTACCGGCTCGCCGACGGCGTGAGCGAGCGACTCGCAGCCACCGACGCGGAGCGGTGGGACCTCGAGTACTGA
- a CDS encoding UvrD-helicase domain-containing protein, with product MTTTDTTVTRLFGGPGSGKTTALLDHVEEILEQDGVTFRDILVVSYTRAAAQEVRERLAERLDESPRALQGNVCTMHAKAYELLDLSRSDVIGESDKEEFCEEYGIEYEDEYSGAGRRTARSTTIGNKVIATSQWLQRTGRDVSDWYDVPFQWDDEEVRLPPEIDPNAQEGNKYTPTWPSDDDRIDVPEAIRGWRSYKGEEGKIGFADMLERVKQRSLLPNVDYLVIDEFQDITTLQYDVYEEWKPHMKQVLIAGDDDQVVYSWQGADPALLLEEDVDEDVILPNSYRLPSNVLNVVNREIRHIETRQDKDLKPRKEGGAVEARTNASMLDVVRNIRRTLVEGDGTIMVLFRARYQMFQFIDEFITEGVPFTSLTDQRMWTDRLTQYVRAVEAIDAGEDVTGLQARRLADMLQESAFGTNERDALFDEIDERQEEAGVDDLEDLTIPADVVEDHAPFMPGPGSAADMLRKVTNFQKKSVRSYFAIGEYQGMDTDRVRVGTIHSAKGREADHVFVGTDLTEKVVEQMVATVDDPTDVPGCEEFTKTTSPVPVLTDNERRVFYVGMSRARERLVLLENLVDGAPTLPVDVLLENELTDMTLEELIEQAQQPDPDRETDGLEAEAEAP from the coding sequence ATGACTACGACGGACACGACGGTTACCCGCCTGTTCGGTGGTCCGGGAAGCGGCAAGACGACCGCCTTGCTGGACCACGTCGAGGAGATCCTCGAGCAGGACGGAGTCACTTTTCGGGATATTCTCGTCGTCTCGTATACGCGAGCGGCGGCTCAGGAGGTTCGCGAGCGGTTGGCCGAGCGACTCGACGAGAGTCCGCGTGCGCTGCAGGGCAACGTCTGTACGATGCACGCGAAGGCCTACGAACTACTGGATCTCTCCCGTAGCGACGTCATCGGCGAGTCCGACAAGGAGGAGTTCTGCGAGGAGTACGGCATCGAGTACGAGGACGAGTACTCCGGTGCGGGGCGACGCACCGCCCGTTCGACGACGATCGGCAACAAGGTCATCGCGACGAGCCAGTGGCTCCAGCGGACCGGCCGCGACGTCTCGGACTGGTACGATGTCCCCTTCCAGTGGGACGACGAGGAGGTCCGACTCCCGCCCGAAATCGACCCGAACGCTCAGGAAGGAAACAAGTATACCCCGACCTGGCCCAGCGACGACGATCGAATCGACGTTCCCGAAGCGATCCGCGGCTGGCGCTCCTACAAGGGCGAGGAGGGCAAGATCGGTTTCGCGGACATGCTAGAGCGTGTCAAGCAGCGCTCCCTGCTCCCCAACGTCGACTACCTGGTCATCGACGAGTTCCAGGACATCACCACCCTCCAGTACGACGTCTACGAGGAGTGGAAACCCCACATGAAGCAGGTGCTGATCGCCGGCGATGACGACCAGGTCGTCTACTCCTGGCAGGGTGCCGACCCCGCACTCCTGCTCGAGGAAGACGTCGACGAAGATGTCATTCTTCCGAACTCCTATCGACTCCCCTCGAACGTTCTCAACGTGGTCAACAGGGAGATCCGCCACATCGAGACCCGACAGGACAAGGACCTCAAGCCCCGCAAGGAGGGCGGCGCGGTCGAGGCCCGCACCAACGCCTCGATGCTCGATGTCGTACGGAACATCCGCCGAACCCTCGTCGAGGGCGACGGCACCATCATGGTGCTTTTCCGGGCTCGCTACCAGATGTTCCAGTTCATCGACGAGTTCATCACCGAAGGGGTGCCCTTCACCTCGCTGACCGACCAGCGGATGTGGACCGATCGGCTCACCCAGTACGTTCGGGCGGTCGAGGCTATCGACGCCGGCGAGGACGTCACCGGCTTGCAGGCCCGCCGACTCGCCGACATGCTACAGGAGTCGGCCTTCGGCACTAACGAGCGCGACGCCCTCTTCGACGAGATCGACGAGCGTCAGGAGGAAGCCGGCGTCGACGACCTCGAGGACCTCACCATACCCGCCGACGTCGTCGAGGACCACGCGCCGTTCATGCCCGGTCCCGGCTCGGCGGCGGACATGCTCCGGAAGGTCACCAACTTCCAGAAGAAAAGCGTCCGCTCGTACTTCGCCATCGGCGAGTACCAGGGGATGGACACCGACCGCGTCCGCGTCGGCACGATCCACTCCGCGAAGGGTCGCGAGGCCGACCACGTCTTCGTCGGCACCGACCTCACCGAGAAGGTCGTCGAGCAGATGGTCGCCACCGTCGACGACCCCACCGACGTCCCCGGCTGCGAGGAGTTCACCAAGACGACCTCGCCCGTGCCCGTGCTGACCGACAACGAGCGCCGCGTCTTCTACGTCGGGATGTCCCGGGCCCGCGAGCGGCTCGTCCTCCTCGAGAACCTCGTCGACGGCGCGCCGACGCTGCCGGTCGACGTCCTCCTCGAGAACGAGCTGACCGACATGACCCTCGAGGAACTCATCGAGCAGGCCCAACAGCCCGATCCCGACCGCGAGACCGACGGCCTCGAGGCCGAAGCCGAAGCGCCGTGA
- a CDS encoding SDR family oxidoreductase gives MDFDLDGNSALVTASSSGLGFASAQALAEEGANVAICGRDAERLDAAREQLEEAGTGDVLAVQTDLTDPDDVSRLVSETVDAFGGLDHLVTSSGGPPSTTFRETDEQDWYRAYDLLVMSVVWTLEEAYEPLLESDYGSITCITSRTVREVADGLLLSNSVRRGVIGLVKTVSREFAPDIRANAVLPGTIETPRIEELIEAGVDRGTYDDYEQGLAAMADDIPADRIGDPRELGDVVAFLSSPRASFVNGAEIPIDGGLLRS, from the coding sequence ATGGACTTCGATCTCGACGGCAATTCGGCACTGGTGACCGCCTCCTCGAGCGGCCTCGGCTTCGCGAGCGCGCAGGCGCTCGCCGAGGAGGGCGCGAACGTGGCGATCTGTGGCCGCGACGCCGAGCGGCTCGACGCGGCCCGCGAGCAACTCGAAGAGGCGGGAACGGGTGACGTACTCGCAGTTCAGACCGACCTCACGGACCCCGACGACGTCTCCCGGCTCGTGAGCGAAACGGTCGACGCCTTCGGCGGGCTCGACCACCTCGTCACCTCCTCGGGCGGTCCGCCGAGTACGACCTTCCGCGAGACCGACGAACAGGACTGGTACCGGGCCTACGACCTGCTGGTGATGAGCGTCGTCTGGACGCTCGAGGAGGCCTACGAGCCCCTCCTCGAGTCCGACTACGGATCGATCACCTGCATCACCTCCCGGACCGTCCGGGAGGTCGCGGACGGCCTCTTGCTGTCGAACTCGGTCCGTCGGGGCGTGATCGGCCTCGTCAAGACGGTGTCGCGGGAGTTCGCGCCCGACATCCGGGCCAACGCCGTCCTCCCGGGGACGATCGAGACGCCCCGGATCGAGGAACTCATCGAGGCCGGCGTCGATCGCGGCACCTACGACGACTACGAGCAAGGACTGGCGGCGATGGCCGACGACATCCCGGCGGATCGCATCGGCGACCCGCGGGAACTCGGCGACGTCGTCGCCTTCCTCTCGAGCCCGCGGGCGAGTTTCGTCAACGGGGCCGAGATCCCGATCGACGGCGGATTATTGCGGAGTTGA
- a CDS encoding DUF7533 family protein — protein sequence MAGIIETIKFAGTLVLALPAALAGLELLVLRGQTGFGVALLGLAVGLVVVQHWLTTPTDVPELLAERVVGTVAKESDSESDDEP from the coding sequence ATGGCTGGCATCATCGAGACGATCAAATTCGCGGGAACGCTCGTTCTCGCCTTGCCCGCGGCCCTCGCCGGACTCGAGTTGCTGGTACTTCGCGGCCAGACGGGGTTCGGCGTCGCGCTGCTCGGACTCGCCGTCGGCCTCGTGGTCGTCCAACACTGGCTGACGACGCCGACCGACGTCCCCGAGCTACTGGCCGAGCGGGTCGTGGGGACAGTCGCGAAAGAGTCCGACTCGGAGAGCGACGACGAGCCGTAG
- the ubaA gene encoding SAMP-activating enzyme E1, whose translation MSDLRLNATQLDRYSRHVIMDEIGPEGQGRLLEGSVLVVGAGGLGSPAIQYLAAAGIGRLGIVDDDVVERSNLQRQIVHGDDDVGRPKVDSAADYVAALNPDIEVETHETRVTADTVEDLVADYDVVLDASDNFATRYLLNDHCVLTETPLFHGAIYRFEGQITSFTNERGGDEPRPCYRCLFPEAPEPGTVPDCATTGVLGVLPGTVGCIQATEVVKYLLGKGELLEGRLLMYDAMDMSFEEVPVQPNPACPVCGDDPEIESVSDVAYEGTCEISAD comes from the coding sequence ATGAGCGACCTGCGTCTGAACGCGACCCAACTCGATCGCTACTCGAGACACGTCATCATGGACGAGATCGGCCCCGAGGGACAGGGGCGGCTGCTCGAGGGGTCGGTGCTGGTCGTCGGTGCCGGCGGGCTGGGGTCGCCGGCGATCCAGTACCTCGCCGCGGCCGGCATCGGCCGGCTCGGAATCGTCGACGACGACGTCGTCGAGCGCTCGAACCTGCAGCGCCAGATCGTCCACGGCGACGACGACGTGGGGCGACCGAAGGTCGACAGCGCGGCCGACTACGTCGCGGCACTGAACCCCGACATCGAGGTCGAGACCCACGAGACCCGCGTCACGGCCGACACCGTCGAGGACCTCGTCGCCGACTACGACGTCGTGTTAGACGCCAGCGACAACTTCGCCACCCGCTACCTGCTCAACGACCACTGCGTCCTCACCGAGACGCCGCTGTTCCACGGCGCGATCTACCGCTTCGAGGGCCAGATAACGTCCTTCACGAACGAACGCGGCGGCGACGAGCCGCGGCCGTGCTACCGGTGTCTCTTCCCCGAAGCGCCCGAACCCGGCACCGTCCCCGACTGCGCGACGACCGGCGTCCTCGGCGTCCTGCCAGGGACCGTCGGCTGCATCCAGGCCACCGAGGTCGTCAAGTACCTGCTCGGGAAGGGCGAACTGCTCGAGGGCCGGCTCCTGATGTACGACGCGATGGATATGAGCTTCGAGGAGGTCCCCGTCCAGCCGAACCCGGCCTGTCCCGTCTGTGGCGACGACCCCGAGATCGAGTCGGTCTCGGACGTGGCCTACGAGGGGACCTGCGAGATCTCGGCCGACTGA
- a CDS encoding Tfx family DNA-binding protein gives MIDDVEELLAEIGFDPETSVLTHRQAQVLALRERGVSQADIADELGTSRANVSSVESSARENVEKARETVAFAEALRAPVRVRVAAGTDLYDVPQMVYDACDEAGVKVDHTAPDLMKIVSDAAGSAVSGRQVSTPLIVGVTSEGMVRVRHQE, from the coding sequence GTGATCGACGACGTCGAGGAACTCCTCGCGGAGATCGGCTTCGATCCCGAGACCAGCGTGTTGACCCACCGGCAGGCACAGGTACTCGCGTTGCGCGAGCGGGGTGTCTCGCAGGCCGACATCGCCGACGAACTCGGAACCTCGCGGGCGAACGTCTCTTCAGTCGAGTCCAGCGCCCGCGAGAACGTCGAGAAGGCCCGCGAGACGGTCGCGTTCGCGGAGGCGCTTCGCGCGCCGGTCCGGGTCCGCGTCGCCGCCGGAACGGATCTCTACGACGTGCCCCAGATGGTCTACGACGCCTGCGACGAGGCCGGGGTCAAGGTCGACCACACCGCGCCGGACCTGATGAAGATCGTCAGCGACGCCGCGGGCTCGGCCGTCTCCGGCCGTCAGGTGTCGACGCCGCTGATCGTCGGCGTCACGTCGGAGGGGATGGTCCGCGTGCGCCATCAGGAGTGA
- a CDS encoding electron transfer flavoprotein subunit beta/FixA family protein, which yields MKILVTVKEVATVEDEFEIDGTEIAEQYLGADLNEWDDYAIEEAVQLQEDGIADEVVTVTIGPEDCEQTIRQALAKGADRAVRVWDDTLEDVDLLDVNAKTEILSAVIEEEDPDLVLSGVQAGDDSFAATGVSVAENIGFQWGAVVNHLEHDLDDGIASVRRELEGGVEELTDIELPAVLTIQTGINEPRYASLRGIRQAQQKPMDVKALADIGVDESTIETELELTDMYEPESESDVTTWEGSADETASELGDLLRDKGVAQ from the coding sequence ATGAAAATTCTCGTAACGGTCAAAGAGGTGGCGACCGTCGAAGACGAGTTCGAAATCGATGGAACCGAAATCGCCGAGCAGTACCTCGGTGCCGACTTGAACGAATGGGACGACTACGCGATCGAGGAAGCCGTCCAGCTCCAGGAAGACGGCATCGCCGACGAGGTCGTGACGGTCACGATCGGGCCGGAAGACTGCGAACAGACTATCCGTCAGGCACTCGCGAAAGGCGCCGACCGCGCCGTCCGCGTCTGGGACGACACACTGGAAGACGTCGACCTGCTCGACGTCAACGCCAAGACCGAGATCCTCAGTGCCGTCATCGAGGAGGAAGACCCCGACCTCGTCCTCTCGGGCGTCCAGGCCGGTGACGACAGCTTCGCCGCGACCGGCGTCTCAGTCGCCGAGAACATCGGCTTCCAGTGGGGAGCCGTCGTCAACCACCTCGAGCACGATCTCGACGACGGGATCGCCTCCGTGCGGCGCGAACTCGAGGGCGGCGTCGAGGAGCTGACCGACATCGAACTCCCCGCCGTGCTGACGATCCAGACCGGGATCAACGAGCCCCGCTACGCCAGCCTCCGTGGCATCCGACAGGCCCAGCAGAAACCGATGGACGTCAAGGCGCTCGCCGACATCGGCGTCGACGAGAGTACGATCGAAACCGAACTCGAGCTGACGGACATGTACGAGCCCGAGAGCGAGAGCGACGTGACAACCTGGGAGGGAAGCGCCGACGAGACCGCCTCGGAGCTGGGTGACCTGCTCCGCGACAAGGGGGTGGCACAATGA
- a CDS encoding DUF7563 family protein translates to MPECQNCGAFVTETYARVFTPRGVEDPRVCPDCQDKIRDGADVRDARSPRDP, encoded by the coding sequence ATGCCGGAATGCCAGAACTGCGGTGCGTTCGTCACGGAGACGTACGCCCGGGTGTTCACGCCCCGTGGCGTCGAGGATCCCCGCGTCTGTCCGGACTGCCAGGACAAGATACGCGACGGTGCCGACGTTCGAGACGCCCGTTCCCCCCGCGATCCCTGA
- a CDS encoding M24 family metallopeptidase, with protein sequence MTGGTANGASAGGDPEDGIPFGDERRQRAADVVSAALTDRCAAAFVHAGSDRDPGLRYCVPTPPSGPTAVAYDGTADEWLVRSSADGIGGHPADRLASALADRGLEGTVLTPPRLPHDAAIYLERAGFDLASTEALERARATKTAGERERIASAQQAAATGIRRAASLLAESAVDDGRLALAEGDGTESVPLTAAHLRTAIDEAIVGAGGFPAGNTAVDPDSSRNPDEPLRPGEPIVLATAPRDRTGYYGGLVRTLVVDSDGGRERRVHVAVTQSFRSARSMLTAGPESVTAVEADLEAEVRSFGFDTDRTVATEVAGVGLEPRERPFAGGDEVGPGAVVRLDVAGAVDSDSRIRIADVLVVSDEGERPEWLVAPSQSLSPASSL encoded by the coding sequence GTGACCGGTGGGACCGCTAACGGCGCGAGCGCCGGCGGCGATCCCGAGGACGGCATCCCGTTCGGCGACGAGCGCCGGCAACGTGCGGCCGACGTCGTCTCGGCTGCGCTGACCGACCGCTGCGCCGCCGCGTTCGTCCACGCCGGCTCCGACCGCGATCCGGGGCTTCGGTACTGCGTTCCGACGCCACCCTCGGGACCGACGGCCGTGGCCTACGACGGCACCGCCGACGAGTGGCTCGTCCGCTCGAGCGCCGACGGGATCGGCGGCCACCCCGCGGACCGGCTGGCGTCGGCGCTGGCCGACCGCGGGCTCGAGGGGACCGTTCTGACGCCGCCGCGACTCCCCCACGACGCCGCGATCTACCTCGAGCGGGCGGGGTTCGACCTCGCCTCGACGGAGGCCCTCGAGCGGGCGCGAGCGACGAAAACGGCCGGCGAGCGCGAGCGCATCGCGTCGGCACAGCAGGCGGCTGCGACCGGGATTCGACGGGCGGCGTCGCTGTTGGCCGAGTCGGCGGTGGACGACGGCCGGCTCGCACTGGCTGAGGGCGACGGAACCGAATCCGTACCGCTGACGGCCGCCCACTTGCGGACCGCCATCGACGAGGCGATCGTCGGCGCGGGAGGGTTTCCGGCCGGCAACACCGCGGTCGATCCCGACTCGAGTCGCAATCCCGACGAACCGCTCCGGCCCGGTGAGCCGATCGTTCTCGCGACCGCGCCCCGCGATCGGACGGGCTACTACGGCGGGCTCGTCCGGACGCTAGTCGTCGACAGCGACGGCGGCCGGGAGCGGCGGGTCCACGTCGCCGTCACGCAGTCGTTTCGCTCGGCGCGGTCGATGCTGACCGCCGGCCCGGAGTCGGTGACCGCCGTCGAAGCCGACCTCGAGGCCGAAGTTCGGTCGTTCGGCTTCGACACCGATCGGACGGTCGCGACCGAGGTCGCCGGCGTGGGACTCGAGCCCCGCGAGCGCCCCTTCGCGGGCGGCGACGAGGTCGGTCCCGGCGCCGTGGTCCGACTCGACGTGGCCGGCGCGGTCGACTCGGACAGTCGGATCCGGATCGCCGACGTGCTGGTCGTCTCCGACGAGGGCGAGCGGCCCGAGTGGCTCGTCGCGCCGTCCCAGTCGCTGTCGCCCGCGTCGTCACTGTAG
- a CDS encoding HVO_0416 family zinc finger protein, with product MATSPNDAGDDVIDQFLSDRGHSVERVGWEQEYNKKQCPDCGGLHETSANSCSVCGWEPAP from the coding sequence ATGGCAACCTCACCCAATGACGCCGGTGACGACGTCATCGACCAATTCCTGTCCGACCGCGGTCATTCGGTCGAACGAGTAGGGTGGGAGCAGGAGTATAACAAGAAGCAGTGTCCCGACTGCGGCGGCCTTCACGAGACGTCCGCCAACTCCTGTAGCGTCTGTGGGTGGGAGCCAGCGCCGTAG